In a genomic window of Mauremys reevesii isolate NIE-2019 unplaced genomic scaffold, ASM1616193v1 Contig70, whole genome shotgun sequence:
- the LOC120394638 gene encoding protein Bouncer-like — MGKALLLGLAALACAGLGAALQCLKCDFTAFDAPCDLSPVTCPAGQLCATVRGHAAGHKTIVRKNCLDEVKCSTQDTATWAGVTYATSYTCCQGDFCN, encoded by the exons ATGGGCAAAGCTCTGCTCCTGGGCCTGGCCGCTCTGGCCTGCGCCGGCCTGG GCGCGGCCCTGCAGTGCCTGAAATGCGACTTCACCGCGTTCGACGCCCCCTGTGACCTCAGCCCGGTCACCTGCCCGGCCGGGCAGCTCTGCGCCACCGTCCGGGGCCACGCAG ccggCCACAAGACGATTGTGCGGAAGAACTGCCTGGACGAGGTGAAATGCAGCACCCAGGACACGGCGACCTGGGCCGGCGTCACCTACGCCACCTCCTACACCTGCTGCCAGGGCGACTTCTGCAATTAG